A genomic segment from Glycine max cultivar Williams 82 chromosome 1, Glycine_max_v4.0, whole genome shotgun sequence encodes:
- the LOC100787855 gene encoding UDP-glycosyltransferase 74B1 — MVHQRQNNIHVLVLPYPAQGHINPLVQFAKRLASKGVKATVATTHYTANSINAPNITVEAISDGFDQAGFAQTNNNVQLFLASFRTNGSRTLSELIRKHQQTPSPVTCIVYDSFFPWVLDVAKQHGIYGAAFFTNSAAVCNIFCRLHHGFIQLPVKMEHLPLRVPGLPPLDSRALPSFVRFPESYPAYMAMKLSQFSNLNNADWMFVNTFEALESEVLKGLTELFPAKMIGPMVPSGYLDGRIKGDKGYGASLWKPLTEECSNWLESKPPQSVVYISFGSMVSLTEEQMEEVAWGLKESGVSFLWVLRESEHGKLPCGYRESVKDKGLIVTWCNQLELLAHQATGCFVTHCGWNSTLESLSLGVPVVCLPQWADQLPDAKFLDEIWEVGVWPKEDEKGIVRKQEFVQSLKDVMEGQRSQEIRRNANKWKKLAREAVGEGGSSDKHINQFVDHLMNADKNGSLNVY, encoded by the exons aTGGTTCATCAGAGGCAAAACAACATCCATGTTCTTGTTCTTCCATACCCTGCCCAAGGCCACATCAACCCCCTTGTCCAATTCGCAAAAAGATTAGCTTCAAAGGGTGTCAAAGCCACAGTTGCCACCACCCACTACACTGCCAACTCCATCAATGCACCCAACATCACGGTCGAAGCCATCTCCGATGGTTTCGACCAAGCCGGCTTCGCCCAGACCAACAACAACGTGCAACTCTTCCTTGCCTCCTTCAGAACAAACGGCTCCAGGACCTTGTCTGAGCTCATCAGAAAACACCAACAAACTCCCTCCCCCGTCACCTGCATTGTCTATGACTCATTTTTCCCCTGGGTTCTCGACGTGGCGAAGCAGCATGGCATTTACGGAGCCGCCTTTTTCACCAACTCTGCTGCGGTCTGCAACATATTCTGTCGCCTACACCATGGTTTCATTCAGCTCCCTGTTAAGATGGAACACCTTCCCCTTCGTGTTCCGGGGCTTCCTCCCTTGGATTCCCGCGCTCTCCCCAGTTTCGTCAGGTTCCCCGAAAGCTACCCTGCTTACATGGCCATGAAATTGAGCCAATTCTCCAACTTGAACAATGCGGATTGGATGTTCGTCAACACCTTTGAAGCATTGGAAAGCGAG GTGTTGAAAGGCTTAACGGAGCTCTTTCCGGCAAAGATGATAGGACCAATGGTCCCTTCTGGTTACTTGGATGGGAGGATTAAAGGGGACAAAGGGTATGGAGCAAGTCTATGGAAGCCGCTAACTGAAGAGTGCAGCAATTGGTTGGAATCAAAGCCTCCTCAGTCTGTAGTGTACATCTCCTTTGGAAGCATGGTGTCATTGACAGAAGAACAGATGGAAGAGGTGGCTTGGGGATTGAAAGAAAGTGGGGTGAGTTTCTTGTGGGTTTTAAGAGAATCTGAGCATGGAAAATTGCCCTGTGGGTACAGAGAGTCGGTAAAAGATAAGGGTCTAATTGTGACATGGTGTAACCAACTTGAATTGCTGGCTCACCAAGCCACTGGCTGCTTTGTGACTCATTGTGGCTGGAATTCCACCCTCGAAAGTCTTAGCCTCGGCGTTCCGGTGGTGTGTTTGCCACAGTGGGCTGACCAGTTGCCTGATGctaaatttttggatgaaatctGGGAGGTTGGTGTGTGGCCTAAGGAGGATGAGAAAGGAATTGTGAGGAAGCAAGAATTTGTCCAGAGTTTGAAGGATGTGATGGAGGGTCAAAGAAGCCAAGAGATTAGAAGGAATGCCAATAAATGGAAGAAGTTGGCTAGGGAAGCAGTTGGTGAAGGAGGCAGCTCTGATAAGCACATTAATCAATTTGTGGATCATTTGATGAATGcagataaaaatggaagttTGAATGTATACTGA